The following coding sequences are from one Capsicum annuum cultivar UCD-10X-F1 chromosome 3, UCD10Xv1.1, whole genome shotgun sequence window:
- the LOC107863899 gene encoding 60S ribosomal protein L23: MSKRGRGGSAGNKFRMSLGLPVAATVNCADNTGAKNLYIISVKGIGARLNRLPSACVGDMVMATVKKGKPDLRKKVMPAVIVRQRKPWRRKDGVFMYFEDNAGVIVNPKGEMKGSAITGPIGKECADLWPRIASAANAIV; encoded by the exons ATGTCGAAACGAG GACGTGGAGGGTCGGCGGGGAACAAGTTCAGAATGTCACTAGGTCTACCGGTGGCGGCGACGGTGAACTGTGCGGACAACACTGGTGCTAAGAACCTGTACATCATTTCAGTGAAAGGCATTGGTGCAAGGCTTAACAGGTTGCCTTCAGCTTGTGTTGGGGATATGGTTATGGCTACAGTTAAGAAAGGGAAGCCTGATCTTAGGAAGAAGGTTATGCCTGCTGTTATTGTTCGTCAGCGTAAGCCCTGGCGCCGAAAGGACGGTGTTTTCATGTACTTCGAAG ATAATGCTGGTGTGATTGTGAACCCCAAGGGTGAAATGAAAG GTTCTGCCATTACTGGTCCAATTGGGAAAGAGTGTGCTGATCTCTGGCCTAGGATTGCATCTGCTGCCAACGCTATTGTGTAG